From one Henningerozyma blattae CBS 6284 chromosome 1, complete genome genomic stretch:
- the NOB1 gene encoding rRNA-binding endoribonuclease (similar to Saccharomyces cerevisiae NOB1 (YOR056C); ancestral locus Anc_5.656) — MTETIENRDSNEVKNVEALVLDATPLITQSYSKYQNFAKKFFTTPGVFNEIRDPQSLKNLELWKELGNIIIRQPTSKSVDVIKHFSRLTGDSVVLSKNDIDILALAYELEVEYNNGDWRLRKIPGDILKTKDAKTTKDDKSTNTPSSDEIKEEKSSEIKEEKTEEDATDGFEQTKSKHHGRNGRKQRTNEETPTKATKDTIEASIPETKIDNNETTEVKEVTEDSTKEEEEEEQEGEDDGDWITPDNLTQVMIKDSGLDSSIVQDKSKKDIQKEISKVALATGDFAIQNVAIQMNLNLMNFMSGMRIEKIRNYRLRCHACFKMFPVPKDNRAKDFCPSCGGEHTLIRCAVSINRKTGEIIPHLKSNFQWKTRGNRYSAPSPLSKNEIKRYGKKGYNHSKPQNQGNLYREDDRQYEKTVKQEDWVKKHNEKILDQWIGGGSVDNYISPFGISGLKQANHARVGRGRHANSNKKKR; from the coding sequence ATGACTGAAACAATAGAAAATCGTGATTCTAATGAAGTGAAAAATGTTGAAGCATTAGTTCTTGATGCTACACCTTTGATTACACAATCATActcaaaatatcaaaattttgcgaagaaattttttactaCTCCAGGTGtgtttaatgaaattagaGATCCTCAATCTTTAAAGAACTTAGAACTTTGGAAAGAATTAggtaatatcattattagacAGCCAACTTCTAAATCAGTCGATGTGATTAAACATTTTTCAAGATTAACTGGTGATTCTGTTGTTTTGAGTAAGAATGATATCGATATTTTAGCGTTAGCATATGAATTAGAAGTTGAATATAACAATGGTGATTGGAGATTAAGAAAGATACCAggtgatattttaaagacAAAGGATGCCAAGACTACAAAGGATGACAAATCAACTAACACTCCATCATCTGATGagataaaagaagaaaaatccTCTGAAATTAAGGAAGAGAAAACCGAAGAAGATGCAACCGATGGTTTTGAACAAACAAAATCTAAGCACCATGGGAGAAATGGCAGAAAACAAAGAACCAACGAGGAAACCCCTACAAAAGCCACTAAGGATACAATTGAAGCCTCTATTCCTGAAACTaaaatagataataatgaaacaaCTGAAGTAAAAGAAGTAACAGAAGATAGCactaaagaagaagaagaagaagaacaagaagGTGAAGATGATGGAGATTGGATTACACCTGACAATTTAACACAAGTCATGATCAAGGATAGTGGTTTGGATAGTTCGATTGTTCAagataaaagtaaaaaagatattcaaaAGGAAATTAGTAAAGTTGCCCTTGCTACAGGGGATTTTGCCATTCAAAATGTTGCCATTCAAATGAATCTAAATCTAATGAACTTTATGTCTGGTAtgagaattgaaaaaattcgTAATTATAGGCTAAGATGTCATGCATGTTTCAAGATGTTCCCTGTACCAAAAGACAATAGAGCCAAGGATTTTTGCCCTTCATGTGGTGGGGAACACACTTTAATCAGATGTGCAGTCTCTATTAATAGAAAGACAGGTGAAATTATTCCACACTTAAAGAGTAATTTTCAATGGAAAACTCGTGGTAATAGATATTCTGCTCCAAGTCCATTAtctaaaaatgaaattaaaagatatggTAAGAAAGGCTATAATCACAGCAAACCACAGAACCAAGGAAACCTATACAGAGAAGATGATAGACAATATGAAAAGACAGTTAAACAAGAAGATTGGGTTAAAAAacataatgaaaaaatcttGGATCAATGGATTGGTGGTGGTTCAGTAGATAACTATATTTCTCCCTTTGGTATCAGTGGTTTAAAACAAGCTAATCATGCGAGAGTTGGGAGAGGTAGGCACGCTAATAGTAATAAGAAAAAGCGTTAA
- the DRE2 gene encoding electron carrier DRE2 (similar to Saccharomyces cerevisiae DRE2 (YKR071C); ancestral locus Anc_5.654), whose translation MKNGLLIIHPAITTTPEKVEIQKNLAESQNVNIDNQYLITKIQDESVSLINDNYDVVYYLTPEKLEDMKFSERLISTIGKSMKIGGQFFGLSDKFKLNALLNGFIVIPEEQSEGLGYHWVKKEDKNSSQAAAVSLAPVSLKKKSITKATNGKLPTFVRKNANPLPSFKPAVASQAEQHDQDIDDDEGVDKNKQALLASLLNNSEQESFSEKDLIDARVSSAREDKITAVECIHTGVKRKKACKDCSCGLKEEEEAEIDGVRAAQDRVVVQFTPAELTEIDFTIEGKKVGGCGSCTLGDAFRCDGCPYLGLPAFTPGQAINLTAISDDL comes from the coding sequence atgaagaatggtttattaattattcatCCAGCTATCACTACAACACCAGAAAAGGtggaaattcaaaaaaatttggcAGAATCGCAAAACGTTAATATTGATAACCAATACTTGATCACAAAGATCCAAGATGAATCAGTTAGTTTGATCAATGATAATTATGACGTCGTCTATTATTTGACTCCTGAAAAGTTGGAAGATATGAAATTTTCAGAAAGATTAATCAGCACTATTGGTAAATCAATGAAAATTGGTGGTCAGTTTTTCGGTTTAAGtgataaattcaaattgaaCGCTCTATTAAATGGTTTTATTGTAATCCCTGAAGAACAATCTGAAGGTCTTGGCTATCATTGGGTTAAGAAGGAAGATAAGAATTCTTCTCAAGCGGCCGCTGTTTCCTTGGCTCCTGTTagtttgaaaaagaaatctaTTACAAAAGCTACCAATGGTAAGTTACCTACTTTTGTAAGAAAGAATGCCAATCCATTACCATCATTCAAGCCTGCTGTAGCATCTCAAGCTGAACAACATGACCAAGATATAGATGATGACGAAGGTGTCGATAAGAATAAACAAGCATTATTGGCGTCTTTACTTAATAACAGTGAGCAAGAAAGTTTCTCAGAGAAGGATTTGATCGACGCACGTGTAAGCAGTGCCCGTGAGGACAAGATTACGGCTGTAGAATGTATCCACACAGGTGTCAAGCGTAAGAAAGCCTGCAAAGATTGTTCTTGTGgattaaaagaagaagaagaagctgAAATTGATGGTGTTAGAGCTGCCCAGGATCGGGTGGTTGTCCAATTCACACCAGCAGAATTGACTGAAATTGACTTCACCATTGAAGGTAAAAAGGTTGGAGGGTGTGGCTCATGCACTTTGGGGGATGCTTTCCGTTGCGATGGTTGCCCTTACTTGGGTCTACCGGCATTTACTCCAGGTCAAGCTATCAACTTGACTGCTATTTCAGATGACTTGTAA
- the TBLA0A09420 gene encoding AN1-type zinc finger protein (similar to Saccharomyces cerevisiae YOR052C; ancestral locus Anc_5.653), translated as MSLQLPEFLLKDTSSEINSTDTTNKKIKQTSRLRHNHHTLHCAYNGCNNVAKKLIGECQLCNGIYCSKHRILETHDCSGLRDCKMELRERNMKKLINERTISEKIRT; from the coding sequence ATGTCATTACAACTTCCTGAATTTCTTCTTAAAGACACATCCTctgaaattaattcaacTGATACCaccaataaaaaaataaaacaaaccTCAAGACTTCGTCACAATCACCATACTCTTCATTGTGCATATAATGGATGCAATAACGTGGCTAAGAAGCTTATAGGGGAGTGTCAATTGTGTAATGGCATTTATTGTTCAAAACATAGAATACTGGAAACACATGATTGTTCAGGCTTGAGAGATTGTAAAATGGAATTAAGGGAAAGAaatatgaagaaattaataaatgaaagAACAATAAGTGAGAAAATTAGAACGTGA
- the TBLA0A09430 gene encoding uncharacterized protein (similar to Saccharomyces cerevisiae YKR070W; ancestral locus Anc_5.652) — protein MIFKRFLHSNLTRKIGFAFDIDGVLLHSNSPIPRANDALKLLHARSIPFILLTNGGGTLEHERAEFISKKLGVEIKTSQLVQSHTPFKKLVPTFENILAIGPHTVRQVAENYGFKNVIHSSDIIRYNNIITPFSGLRNQNDELMKISKNIKNIHETKFDSILIFNDSRDWGGDIQIISDILNSDNGRINTKRSYKSEVPSIPIYFSNKDLLYSNGYNINRFGQGAFRYIVRELYRKLNDGKELQDNIYGKPFPVMYNFGKECLEKQAGKINEKDIYMIGDNPNSDIIGANKNGWSSCLVRSGVYQDGDKLDDDHTPGLLVNDVYEAVETVLKNNQLL, from the coding sequence atgatttttaaaagattccttcattcaaatttaacTAGAAAAATTGGTTTCGCGTTTGATATAGATGGTGTTTTATTACATAGTAATTCACCCATCCCAAGAGCTAATGACGCTCTTAAACTATTGCATGCTAGAAGCATCCCCTTTATCCTATTGACCAATGGTGGTGGGACATTAGAACATGAAAGAGCagaatttatttcaaaaaaattaggtGTGGAAATTAAAACATCTCAACTTGTGCAGAGTCATACGCCATTTAAGAAACTTGTTCCTacctttgaaaatattttagcTATAGGGCCTCATACAGTTCGTCAAGTGGCAGAGAATTATGgatttaaaaatgtaaTCCATTCAAgtgatattattagatataaCAATATAATTACACCTTTTTCAGGATTAAGGAAtcaaaatgatgaattaatgaagattagtaaaaatattaaaaatatacatgAAACGAAATTCgattcaattttaatatttaacgATTCGAGAGATTGGGGTGGAGatattcaaatcattaGTGATATATTGAATAGTGATAATGGTAGAATTAATACAAAACGTAGTTATAAATCAGAAGTTCCATCTATcccaatatatttttctaataaagatttattatattccaATGGTTATAATATAAACAGATTTGGCCAAGGTGCTTTCAGATATATCGTAAGAGAATTatatagaaaattaaatgatggCAAAGAATTACAAGATAACATATATGGTAAACCATTCCCTGTCATGTATAATTTTGGTAAGGAATGCTTAGAAAAGCAAGCAggtaaaattaatgaaaaagatatttatatgatTGGTGATAATCCAAATAGTGATATCATAGGagctaataaaaatggatGGTCTAGTTGCTTAGTGAGAAGTGGTGTATATCAAGATGGTGATAAATTAGATGATGATCATACACCGGGCTTACTCGTTAACGATGTATATGAAGCAGTAGAGACtgttttaaagaataaccaattattatga
- the MET1 gene encoding uroporphyrinogen-III C-methyltransferase (similar to Saccharomyces cerevisiae MET1 (YKR069W); ancestral locus Anc_5.651) — MVSSLALYSNDITNDINVVPLQISENVNENVFLIIGTCDINYSIKLIKKLLISHVKPIIIQPRTINNVKELINQFHNKIEIISRDFNLSDLTTFGRILVNKVVDKVFINLLPTSPQELDLINTIFNQCIKLRIPINTLNLKEFSTFNLPFNFQDQTNNLQISIDNYNSSPLSLPIPIQLLNERLLRHLTGSIPHDFKKIYQNVANLYDEIYKNNYNVSTETLRQQLLWLNQNVEYSPLSNLKSLTITDLTSRSLIDISTRDDSTALKKIPNSNGTLSLVGTGPGSLSMLTLGAIDAMKSADLIVADKLIPQEILSIVPSDIDIFTAKKFPGNANNAQVEINQIILNNLEQGKHVVRLKQGDPYVFGRGGEEFLKFHKLGYSINVVSGITSPLACTLVSDIPATMRNYSDSILICTGTGQNGTIPDIPEYNAKRTTIFLMCIHRIEDLYKGLNQKGWDDLIDVAIVERASCTDQRITRTKLKYVVQTIKEIGSRPPGLIIMGKVVNVLVKEKDQKYIQFNDDWKYWVKEGCDSASNNFIDENSVKQWLESMTL, encoded by the coding sequence atggTATCTTCTTTAGCATTATATTCTAACGATATCACTAACGACATTAATGTTGTTCCATTACAAATTTCAGAAAATGTTAATGAAAACgtgtttttaataattggcACTTGtgatattaattattccattaaattgattaaaaaacttttaatttctcATGTAAAGCCAATCATCATCCAACCACgtactattaataatgtGAAAGAATTAATCAATCAATTCCATAACAAAATAGAAATCATATCAAGAGATTTCAACCTATCTGATTTAACCACTTTTGGCAGAATACTAGTTAATAAAGTCGTTGATAAAGtctttataaatttattacccACATCCCCTCAAGAATtggatttaattaatactATTTTCAATCAATGTATTAAATTAAGAATCCCCATCaatactttaaatttaaaggaATTCTCTACATTTAATTTACCATTCAATTTTCAAGACCAAACTAATAATCTGCAAATATCTAtagataattataattcttCACCTTTATCATTACCAATaccaattcaattattgaatGAAAGATTATTAAGACATTTGACTGGTTCTATTCCTcatgattttaaaaagatttatcaaaatgTTGCCAATTTATATGatgaaatttataaaaataattataacgTATCAACTGAAACTTTAAGACAACAATTACTTTGGTTAAATCAAAATGTAGAGTATTCACCATTatcaaatttgaaatctcTAACTATAACAGATTTAACTTCAAGATCATTAATTGACATCTCTACAAGGGATGACTCGACAGCTTTAAAGAAAATCCCCAATTCAAATGGTACTTTATCTTTAGTGGGTACTGGTCCAGGTTCATTATCTATGTTGACGTTAGGTGCCATTGATGCAATGAAATCTGCTGATTTAATAGTTGCGGATAAATTAATACCCCAAGAGATTCTATCAATCGTACCATCagatatagatattttCACCGCCAAAAAATTCCCTGGTAATGCTAATAATGCTCAAGTAGaaattaatcaaatcattttaaataatttagaacAAGGTAAACATGTAGTAAGGTTAAAGCAAGGTGATCCATATGTGTTTGGTCGTGGTGgtgaagaatttttaaaattccaTAAATTAGgttattcaattaatgtAGTATCAGGTATTACATCCCCCTTGGCATGTACATTAGTCAGTGATATTCCTGCTACTATGAGAAATTATAGTGATTCCATATTGATTTGCACGGGGACAGGTCAAAATGGTACTATTCCGGATATACCAGAATATAATGCCAAGAGAACCACTATATTCCTAATGTGCATACATAGAATAGAAGACCTGTATAAAGGTTTGAATCAAAAAGGTTGGGATGATCTGATAGATGTGGCTATCGTAGAACGAGCCTCTTGTACTGATCAAAGAATTACTAGaacaaaattgaaatatgtAGTTCAAACAATAAAGGAAATTGGTTCAAGACCACCAGGATTAATTATCATGGGTAAAGTTGTTAATGTTTTggttaaagaaaaagatcaaaaatatatccaatttaatgatgattGGAAGTATTGGGTTAAAGAAGGTTGTGATAGTGCatccaataatttcataGATGAAAACTCAGTTAAGCAGTGGTTAGAAAGTATGACTTTGTAA